A genomic region of uncultured Roseibium sp. contains the following coding sequences:
- a CDS encoding protein-L-isoaspartate O-methyltransferase produces the protein MTDYSQSRRKMVDNQLRTNDVTDHRILDAVEDVPRENFVPASRKSVAYIDEDLPVGSDEGGRVLMKPHIFGKLLQLADIRADHIVLIVGAGTGYSAAVIAKLAASVVALEEDEALFGAASESLVELGIENAVVVDGPLTEGFAAEGPYDIVFVDGAVEVLPETLTKQLKSSGRLVVIEGQGGAGVARLYQKSGEAVSSRFGFNASVSLLPGFAKTEEFVF, from the coding sequence ATGACGGACTATAGTCAGTCGCGCCGCAAGATGGTGGACAACCAGCTGCGGACCAACGATGTGACCGATCACCGGATCCTGGACGCCGTGGAAGATGTGCCCAGGGAAAATTTCGTCCCGGCCTCAAGGAAATCGGTGGCGTATATCGACGAAGACCTTCCGGTCGGGTCGGACGAGGGCGGCCGCGTCCTGATGAAACCTCATATATTCGGCAAACTGCTTCAGCTTGCCGACATCCGGGCTGACCATATCGTGCTCATCGTGGGGGCCGGCACCGGTTACAGCGCGGCGGTGATCGCGAAACTTGCCGCGTCCGTTGTCGCGCTCGAAGAAGACGAGGCCCTTTTCGGCGCAGCCTCCGAATCGCTGGTCGAACTCGGCATCGAGAACGCCGTCGTGGTCGATGGGCCGCTGACGGAAGGGTTTGCCGCCGAGGGTCCTTACGACATTGTTTTCGTCGATGGAGCCGTTGAGGTTCTGCCTGAGACACTGACAAAACAGCTGAAATCGTCTGGCCGTCTGGTGGTGATCGAAGGGCAGGGCGGGGCCGGGGTTGCGCGGCTTTACCAGAAGTCCGGAGAAGCGGTGAGCAGCCGATTCGGTTTCAATGCTTCGGTCAGTCTTCTGCCGGGCTTCGCCAAAACCGAGGAATTTGTTTTTTAA
- a CDS encoding alpha/beta hydrolase: protein MPEVIFNGPAGRLEGRFHPAKKRNAPIALVLHLHPQFGGTMNNQIVYQMYYMFARRGFAVLRFNFRGVGRSQGTFDHGQGELSDAAAALDWVQTVHPDARACWIGGFSFGAWIGMQLLMRRPEVEGFISVAPPANLHDFSFLAPCPSSGLIVHGDNDKVVPQKDVQTLVDKLKTQKGIVIDHETIPGANHFFENDMEELLERCGTYVDGRLGLTPNDYVDID from the coding sequence ATGCCTGAGGTGATCTTCAACGGTCCCGCCGGCCGGCTCGAGGGCCGGTTCCACCCCGCGAAAAAACGCAACGCTCCCATCGCACTGGTTCTGCATCTTCACCCGCAATTCGGCGGGACGATGAACAACCAGATCGTCTACCAGATGTACTACATGTTCGCGCGGCGCGGTTTTGCGGTTTTGCGCTTCAACTTCCGGGGCGTGGGCCGGTCTCAGGGCACTTTCGATCATGGTCAGGGTGAATTGTCCGATGCGGCAGCGGCACTCGACTGGGTCCAGACCGTGCATCCGGACGCGCGTGCGTGCTGGATCGGCGGATTCTCATTCGGTGCCTGGATCGGTATGCAGCTTCTGATGCGCCGCCCGGAAGTCGAAGGCTTCATCTCCGTTGCGCCGCCGGCGAACCTGCATGACTTTTCGTTCCTTGCCCCCTGCCCCTCGTCAGGACTGATCGTTCACGGCGACAACGACAAGGTCGTGCCCCAGAAGGATGTCCAGACCCTTGTCGACAAACTGAAGACGCAAAAGGGTATCGTGATCGACCACGAGACAATCCCGGGCGCCAACCACTTCTTTGAAAACGACATGGAAGAACTTCTCGAGCGCTGCGGCACTTATGTCGACGGCCGGCTCGGTCTCACTCCCAACGATTACGTCGATATCGACTGA
- a CDS encoding valine--tRNA ligase, giving the protein MLEKTYDAASVEPRIYETWEKAEAFKAGAGAKHGAPAFSIVIPPPNVTGSLHMGHALNNTLQDILVRWKRMQGFDVLWQPGTDHAGIATQMVVERELMETQQPGRREMGREAFVERVWEQKRKSEGTILGQLKRLGASCDWSRTEFTMSPNLSAAVLKVFVDLYNEGLIYRSKRLVNWDPKFETAISDLEVENIETDGHMWHFKYSLAGGETYEYVEKDEDGTITLRETRDYISIATTRPETMLGDGAVAVHPGDTRYAPIVGKLCEIPVGPKEHRRLIPIITDDYPDPDFGSGAVKITGAHDFNDYGVAQRNNIPMYRLMDTKGAMRSDGAPYVEEAAKAQSIIDGAEMTVNEVDEINIVPDDLRGLDRFEARKRVIEQITAEGLAVMVPADHPEIAWMKGQAPDWHPQGRAIVRALGEDETGPSELPMVESKKIMQPFGDRSKVVIEPMLTDQWFVDAKTLAAPALKAVQDGNTKFVPENWDKTYYNWLNDIQPWCISRQLWWGHQIPVWYDEDGNEYCAATEEEAVAKAGGKALTRDEDVLDTWFSSALWPFSTLGWPHETPELERYYKTDVLVTGFDIIFFWVARMMMQGIHFMKEVPFHTVYINSIVVDRNGKKMSKSLGNVLDPLELIDSYGADATRFALASQEVQSRRTLRMSDQAAEGGQRFATKLWNASRFAEMNGCARVEGFDPAAAKHTLNRWIATEMGRCISEVTAALDDYRFNDAAGAVYKFTWNSFCDWFLELAKPIFNGDDEVAKAETRATTAWAIDEILKVLHPFMPFLTEELWERLGEEGAAAGDLLMLTAWPEAKVSDDTAAAEINWLVNLISEIRSVRAEMNVPAGAKVAVVITGASEETRGRLSTHEAAVLRLARAEKVDLADAPPKGSAQIIVGEATVCLPLAGVIDLGAEKARLEKEVGKLDADISKIEKKLSNPKFIEKAPADVVEGEREKISEFTEKRVKVQVALDRLAEIG; this is encoded by the coding sequence ATGCTTGAAAAGACTTACGATGCGGCCAGCGTTGAGCCGCGGATTTACGAAACCTGGGAAAAGGCGGAGGCCTTCAAGGCCGGAGCGGGCGCCAAGCATGGCGCACCGGCCTTCTCGATCGTGATTCCGCCGCCGAACGTGACCGGTTCGCTTCACATGGGTCATGCCCTCAACAACACGCTGCAGGACATTCTTGTCCGTTGGAAGCGGATGCAGGGGTTCGATGTTCTGTGGCAGCCCGGCACCGATCACGCCGGCATCGCGACGCAGATGGTCGTCGAGCGCGAACTCATGGAAACCCAGCAGCCTGGGCGCCGCGAAATGGGCCGCGAAGCGTTCGTTGAGCGCGTCTGGGAGCAGAAGCGGAAGTCCGAAGGCACGATCCTCGGCCAGTTGAAGCGCCTTGGCGCGTCCTGCGACTGGAGCAGGACCGAGTTCACGATGTCGCCCAACCTCTCCGCGGCGGTGCTCAAGGTATTTGTCGATCTCTACAACGAAGGCCTGATCTATCGCTCCAAGCGCCTGGTGAATTGGGACCCGAAGTTTGAAACGGCGATTTCCGATCTCGAAGTCGAGAACATCGAGACCGACGGCCACATGTGGCACTTCAAGTACTCGCTGGCCGGCGGCGAGACATATGAATATGTCGAGAAGGACGAGGACGGGACCATCACCCTCCGCGAGACCCGCGACTACATTTCGATTGCGACCACGCGGCCGGAGACGATGCTTGGTGACGGCGCGGTTGCGGTTCATCCGGGCGACACTCGTTACGCCCCGATTGTCGGCAAGCTTTGCGAGATTCCGGTCGGGCCGAAAGAGCATCGCCGGCTGATCCCGATCATCACCGATGACTACCCGGATCCGGACTTCGGCTCCGGCGCGGTGAAGATCACCGGCGCGCATGATTTCAACGACTATGGTGTCGCCCAGCGGAACAATATCCCGATGTACCGTCTCATGGACACCAAGGGTGCCATGCGTTCAGACGGTGCACCTTATGTCGAGGAAGCGGCGAAAGCGCAGTCGATCATCGACGGGGCCGAGATGACCGTCAACGAGGTCGACGAGATCAATATCGTGCCGGACGATTTGCGCGGCCTTGACCGGTTTGAAGCGAGGAAACGCGTTATTGAGCAGATCACGGCGGAAGGCCTTGCGGTCATGGTTCCGGCGGATCATCCCGAAATTGCCTGGATGAAGGGCCAGGCACCGGACTGGCATCCGCAGGGGCGGGCCATCGTTCGCGCGCTCGGCGAAGACGAAACCGGACCCTCCGAATTGCCGATGGTCGAATCCAAGAAGATCATGCAGCCGTTCGGCGATCGCTCGAAAGTCGTCATCGAGCCGATGCTGACCGACCAGTGGTTTGTCGACGCCAAGACGCTTGCTGCCCCGGCGCTGAAGGCCGTTCAGGACGGCAACACGAAATTCGTTCCGGAAAACTGGGACAAGACATATTACAACTGGCTGAATGACATTCAGCCCTGGTGTATTTCGCGCCAGCTCTGGTGGGGACACCAGATCCCGGTCTGGTATGACGAAGACGGCAACGAATACTGCGCGGCAACCGAAGAAGAGGCTGTTGCGAAAGCCGGCGGCAAGGCGCTTACGCGTGACGAGGACGTTCTCGATACGTGGTTCTCATCTGCACTCTGGCCGTTCTCGACACTGGGGTGGCCGCACGAGACGCCCGAACTGGAGCGGTATTACAAGACCGATGTCCTCGTCACCGGCTTCGACATCATCTTCTTCTGGGTGGCCCGCATGATGATGCAGGGCATTCATTTCATGAAGGAAGTCCCGTTCCACACGGTCTATATCAACTCGATCGTCGTCGACAGAAACGGGAAGAAAATGTCGAAGTCACTCGGCAATGTTCTCGACCCGCTCGAACTGATCGACAGCTACGGTGCGGACGCAACCCGGTTTGCGCTTGCCAGCCAGGAAGTCCAGTCGCGCCGGACGTTGCGCATGTCCGATCAGGCGGCGGAAGGTGGCCAGCGTTTTGCGACGAAGCTCTGGAACGCGTCCCGTTTTGCGGAAATGAACGGCTGTGCACGGGTCGAGGGCTTTGATCCCGCGGCCGCGAAGCACACGCTCAATCGCTGGATCGCCACCGAGATGGGACGCTGCATCTCGGAAGTGACCGCGGCGCTTGATGACTATCGGTTCAATGATGCGGCCGGTGCGGTCTACAAGTTCACCTGGAACAGTTTCTGTGACTGGTTCCTGGAGCTTGCCAAACCGATTTTCAACGGTGATGACGAAGTCGCAAAGGCTGAAACCCGGGCGACGACGGCATGGGCGATCGACGAAATCCTGAAGGTCCTGCATCCTTTCATGCCGTTCCTCACCGAGGAATTGTGGGAACGCCTTGGCGAAGAAGGGGCTGCTGCGGGTGATTTGCTCATGCTGACGGCCTGGCCCGAGGCGAAGGTCTCGGACGATACGGCTGCAGCGGAAATCAACTGGCTGGTCAACCTGATTTCGGAAATCCGCTCGGTACGTGCGGAAATGAACGTCCCGGCAGGTGCCAAGGTTGCGGTCGTGATCACAGGCGCAAGCGAAGAAACAAGGGGACGTCTGTCCACGCACGAAGCCGCTGTTCTGCGTCTGGCGCGGGCTGAGAAGGTCGACCTCGCGGACGCCCCTCCGAAGGGCTCCGCGCAGATCATCGTCGGGGAGGCGACGGTGTGCCTGCCGCTTGCCGGCGTTATTGACCTCGGCGCCGAGAAAGCACGTCTTGAAAAGGAAGTCGGCAAGCTGGACGCGGACATTTCCAAGATCGAGAAGAAGCTCTCAAACCCGAAATTCATCGAAAAGGCTCCCGCCGATGTTGTCGAGGGAGAGCGCGAAAAGATTTCCGAGTTTACGGAAAAGCGCGTGAAGGTGCAGGTCGCGCTGGATCGACTGGCGGAGATCGGCTGA
- a CDS encoding DUF1284 domain-containing protein produces MTIRIRPHHFLCVLTFLGKGYTAPFVRNYTRIVDRLNSGEELEIVDGPDDICEPMLAEADHHCRKESIRDRDDIASRRIHRLLGLEMEPGQQLSLTHAQIEALRDAYADGMFRKACDGCEWQTMCSSIAAKNYRGCRLGPGRKPSRR; encoded by the coding sequence ATGACGATCCGGATCCGCCCCCATCACTTTCTTTGTGTCCTGACATTTCTGGGAAAGGGATATACGGCCCCTTTCGTGCGCAACTACACCCGGATCGTGGACCGGCTGAATTCCGGCGAAGAACTTGAAATCGTGGATGGTCCCGATGACATCTGCGAGCCGATGCTCGCCGAGGCCGACCATCACTGCCGAAAGGAAAGCATCAGGGACCGTGACGATATCGCGTCACGGCGCATCCACAGACTGCTGGGGCTTGAAATGGAACCGGGCCAGCAGCTCAGTCTGACCCATGCGCAGATCGAGGCGTTGCGCGATGCCTACGCAGACGGCATGTTCCGCAAAGCATGCGACGGCTGCGAATGGCAAACGATGTGTTCGTCCATTGCGGCGAAAAACTACCGGGGATGCCGTCTGGGACCGGGCAGGAAGCCAAGCCGGCGGTAG
- a CDS encoding GNAT family N-acetyltransferase encodes MSEDLLIRAAASSDLTDLLSLYHDLNPEDLTAETSRQEQTYARMLAQPGLTILLAFLGGKPAATLTLVIVPNLTRACAPYALVENVVTLTSSRGKGIGKRVMKAAIDLSWEAGCFKIMLMSGSGNRTAHGFYETMGFKRSKVGFELRQPGYAPRKIT; translated from the coding sequence ATGTCTGAAGATCTTCTGATCCGCGCGGCGGCCTCATCGGACCTTACCGATCTCCTGTCGCTCTATCACGATCTCAACCCGGAAGATCTCACGGCCGAGACATCCAGGCAGGAACAGACCTACGCGCGGATGCTCGCGCAACCCGGACTGACAATTCTGCTCGCTTTCCTAGGTGGAAAACCGGCCGCAACGCTTACGCTTGTAATCGTGCCCAACCTCACCCGCGCCTGCGCGCCCTACGCTCTTGTGGAAAACGTGGTTACGCTAACGTCGAGCCGGGGCAAAGGCATCGGCAAACGGGTGATGAAGGCAGCAATCGACCTGTCCTGGGAGGCCGGCTGCTTCAAGATCATGCTGATGTCCGGTTCAGGCAACAGGACCGCACACGGGTTTTACGAGACCATGGGTTTCAAGCGCAGCAAGGTCGGCTTTGAGCTGAGACAGCCCGGTTACGCACCGCGAAAAATCACGTAA
- a CDS encoding carboxylate-amine ligase: MKDPSFSVGVEEEYLLVDRSTRKLASSPPKELFSACESALEGRVSPEFLQCQIEVGTPVCLTFSEVRAELAYFRKTVAREAAAHDFAPIAASTHPFAEWTDQPHTDKERYNQIARTMQVVARRMLICGMHVHVGIEDEELRVDLFNQLAYFLPHLLALSTSSPFWRGRNTGLKSYRLAVFNEMPRTGLPPRFESHHEYRHIVEILSSAGVLEDATKIWWDLRPSDRFPTLELRVTDVCPRLDDAVAIAALYRCLCRMLYRLRRANQSWRPYSRFLLAENRWQAQRYGTEASLIDFGRNETAPFVNLVEELIELVRPDAVFFGCEAEVEHIRTIALEGTSADKQLQIAGDIPDDGLIAPDKLDRIVDHLIAETLADL; encoded by the coding sequence ATGAAAGATCCAAGTTTCAGCGTTGGCGTCGAAGAAGAGTACCTGCTGGTCGACAGATCCACCCGAAAGCTGGCGAGTTCCCCGCCGAAGGAACTCTTCTCCGCCTGCGAAAGCGCGCTTGAGGGACGGGTCAGTCCGGAGTTCCTGCAGTGCCAGATCGAAGTCGGAACGCCGGTCTGCCTGACATTTTCGGAAGTGCGCGCGGAACTTGCCTATTTTCGAAAGACTGTTGCCAGGGAAGCGGCCGCGCATGACTTTGCGCCGATCGCCGCCTCCACGCACCCCTTTGCGGAATGGACCGACCAGCCGCACACCGACAAGGAGCGATACAACCAGATCGCCCGGACGATGCAGGTCGTTGCCAGAAGAATGCTGATCTGCGGCATGCATGTTCATGTCGGCATCGAGGACGAGGAACTGCGCGTCGATCTCTTCAATCAGCTCGCCTATTTCCTGCCGCATCTTCTGGCGCTGAGCACGTCATCGCCTTTCTGGCGCGGGCGGAACACGGGGCTGAAGTCCTATCGCCTCGCCGTCTTCAACGAGATGCCCCGCACCGGATTGCCCCCGAGGTTCGAAAGTCATCACGAATACCGGCATATCGTCGAGATCCTGAGCAGCGCCGGGGTCCTGGAGGACGCGACCAAGATCTGGTGGGATCTCAGGCCTTCCGACAGATTCCCGACGCTTGAATTGCGCGTGACGGATGTCTGTCCGCGTCTCGACGATGCGGTCGCGATCGCGGCGCTCTACAGGTGCCTGTGCCGGATGCTCTACAGACTCAGGCGGGCCAACCAGAGCTGGCGCCCCTACTCGCGCTTCCTGCTCGCGGAAAACCGCTGGCAGGCGCAGCGGTATGGAACCGAGGCGAGCCTGATCGATTTCGGCCGCAACGAAACCGCGCCCTTTGTGAACCTTGTCGAGGAACTGATCGAATTGGTCAGGCCTGACGCAGTCTTCTTCGGGTGCGAGGCGGAGGTCGAACATATCCGCACCATCGCCCTGGAAGGCACATCCGCCGACAAACAGCTGCAGATTGCCGGCGACATTCCCGATGACGGGCTCATCGCCCCGGACAAGCTCGACAGGATCGTCGATCACCTGATCGCGGAAACACTGGCAGACCTTTGA
- a CDS encoding DUF2497 domain-containing protein — protein MAEAKKADEPSMEEILSSIRRIISDEDAQGDAGSEESDSEQPDTPVEEAVEDMGDAAEMSQDDLDKLFDVEPSSGGGGDSASEDEADDMAAAMEADAAEDEGEDDVLELTEELAVPDDMEMVEGLAEDFDSPGGDLSFAEASEAPAAPAPIPPSSMDTSPVPDDLPDVAADAFLTSDNTGDAVHAAFDNLSNMFVGSQAQTVEELVKEMLRPMLKAWLDQNLPGMVEQMVQKEIQRVTRRR, from the coding sequence ATGGCAGAGGCGAAAAAGGCCGACGAGCCGTCGATGGAGGAGATCCTCTCATCGATCCGCCGTATCATTTCCGACGAAGACGCACAGGGAGACGCCGGCAGCGAAGAAAGTGACTCCGAACAGCCTGATACTCCAGTAGAAGAAGCGGTAGAAGATATGGGCGACGCTGCCGAAATGTCACAGGACGATCTCGACAAGCTGTTCGACGTCGAGCCGAGCAGCGGCGGCGGCGGAGACAGTGCGTCCGAGGATGAAGCCGACGACATGGCCGCGGCAATGGAAGCCGATGCCGCGGAAGACGAAGGCGAAGACGATGTTCTGGAGCTGACCGAGGAACTTGCGGTACCGGACGACATGGAAATGGTTGAAGGTCTCGCAGAAGACTTCGACAGTCCGGGCGGTGACCTTTCATTCGCGGAGGCATCCGAAGCGCCTGCAGCGCCCGCGCCGATACCTCCGTCCTCAATGGACACGTCGCCCGTTCCCGATGATCTGCCGGATGTCGCAGCCGACGCCTTCCTGACTTCCGACAACACCGGCGATGCGGTGCATGCCGCGTTCGACAACCTGTCGAACATGTTTGTCGGATCACAGGCACAGACGGTTGAAGAGCTAGTCAAGGAAATGCTGAGGCCGATGCTGAAAGCATGGCTGGACCAGAACCTGCCGGGAATGGTTGAGCAGATGGTTCAGAAGGAAATCCAGCGCGTGACGCGCCGCCGCTGA
- a CDS encoding DUF2155 domain-containing protein has protein sequence MADVVKTWNTARRVLAGAVFGALAVPVFPASAQTEKIENPVAVFSGLDKITGRIISFDVYIGETVQFGALQVTPRVCHTRPQTESPLTTGFVQVDEITLNNEVRRIFSGWMYAASPGLHAVEHAVYDIWLTNCKLASTVPPPEDYDGPPIQGAVADGEDPLAGPDDGIESGPGIPRKKPFQG, from the coding sequence ATGGCAGACGTGGTCAAAACCTGGAATACAGCAAGACGAGTTTTAGCCGGCGCCGTTTTCGGTGCGCTTGCAGTTCCGGTTTTTCCGGCGTCAGCGCAGACCGAGAAAATCGAAAATCCGGTTGCCGTCTTTTCCGGGCTGGACAAGATCACGGGCCGGATCATTTCGTTCGATGTCTATATCGGCGAGACGGTTCAGTTCGGCGCGCTTCAGGTGACGCCAAGGGTCTGCCACACGCGGCCTCAGACGGAGTCGCCCCTGACCACCGGTTTCGTCCAGGTTGACGAGATCACGCTCAACAATGAAGTGCGGCGGATTTTCTCCGGCTGGATGTACGCCGCCAGTCCGGGTCTGCACGCGGTGGAGCACGCTGTCTATGATATCTGGCTGACCAACTGCAAGCTGGCGTCAACGGTTCCGCCGCCCGAAGACTATGACGGGCCGCCGATCCAGGGCGCCGTTGCCGATGGTGAGGACCCGCTCGCCGGACCGGATGATGGCATTGAATCCGGACCCGGCATCCCGCGGAAAAAACCGTTTCAGGGCTGA
- a CDS encoding TolC family outer membrane protein: MSSAKAETIWQSLALAYANNPSLNAARATLRGTDEGVPQALAGWRPTVSLGASIGRTWEDSGSRNLAAVQNNASISLTVSQTVFAGFRTVNSVRQAEAIVRAQRESLISTEQDTLLSAATAYVSVIQDTALVSLQRSDLAFLQEQVRAARDRFDVGEGTRTDVSQAEARAAEAQASLNSALANLNASRAVYRQVIGIEAKNLSADTGIAKFVPKSLDTALKTSEVKQPLIRQAQHLVDAAIFSVKAIEGQRLPTVTVDGSLSRSVNPSTFFAENTDSASINGSVSIPLYQAGTVSSSIRQAKESLGETRLQLDVTRDQIRANVISAWGNYQAAEASIVAAQAAVEASKLALEGVIEEQRVGQRTTLDVLDAQRELVTQQSNLVQAQANRIVSGYQLVSSIGALSATDLGLRVQIYDPTQHYRAVRGKWFGSRTPDGR, translated from the coding sequence GTGTCTTCTGCAAAGGCTGAAACGATCTGGCAATCGCTCGCATTGGCGTATGCCAATAATCCGAGTTTGAACGCCGCACGTGCAACCTTGCGCGGCACGGACGAGGGTGTTCCCCAGGCCCTGGCGGGTTGGCGCCCGACCGTGTCTTTGGGTGCAAGCATCGGCCGGACCTGGGAAGATTCAGGTTCGCGAAACCTGGCTGCAGTGCAGAACAACGCGTCGATATCGCTGACGGTCAGTCAGACAGTTTTTGCGGGCTTTCGGACCGTGAACTCGGTTCGCCAGGCGGAAGCGATCGTTCGCGCGCAACGGGAAAGCCTAATCTCCACCGAGCAGGACACCTTGCTGTCGGCCGCGACGGCTTACGTAAGCGTGATCCAGGACACCGCGCTTGTGTCGCTCCAGCGAAGCGATCTGGCCTTCCTCCAGGAACAGGTGCGTGCCGCGCGTGACCGGTTCGATGTCGGCGAAGGAACGCGGACGGACGTGAGCCAGGCGGAAGCACGTGCTGCCGAAGCGCAGGCAAGCCTGAACTCGGCACTTGCGAACCTCAACGCCAGCCGCGCCGTCTACCGGCAGGTGATCGGTATTGAGGCCAAGAACCTGTCTGCCGACACCGGCATTGCCAAGTTTGTTCCCAAGTCGCTCGACACCGCACTGAAGACGAGCGAGGTAAAGCAACCGCTGATCCGGCAGGCGCAGCATCTGGTCGATGCCGCGATTTTCAGCGTGAAGGCGATCGAAGGCCAGCGGTTGCCGACCGTGACGGTTGATGGTTCCCTGAGCCGGAGTGTCAACCCGAGCACGTTCTTTGCGGAGAACACCGACTCCGCATCCATCAACGGCAGCGTGAGCATTCCGCTTTATCAGGCCGGTACGGTTTCTTCGAGTATCCGGCAGGCGAAGGAATCACTGGGCGAGACGCGGCTGCAGCTGGACGTGACCCGTGACCAGATCCGGGCGAACGTGATTTCGGCCTGGGGGAACTATCAGGCCGCCGAAGCATCGATCGTGGCTGCCCAGGCTGCTGTTGAAGCCTCGAAACTGGCCCTCGAGGGCGTGATCGAGGAACAGCGTGTCGGCCAGCGGACGACACTGGATGTTCTGGACGCCCAGCGCGAACTCGTGACCCAGCAGTCAAATCTGGTGCAGGCACAGGCCAACCGCATCGTCAGCGGTTATCAGCTGGTCTCATCGATCGGTGCCTTGAGCGCAACGGATCTCGGGCTGCGCGTGCAAATCTACGATCCGACCCAGCATTACAGGGCGGTTCGCGGCAAGTGGTTCGGTTCGAGAACGCCAGACGGCCGCTGA
- a CDS encoding ATP-grasp fold amidoligase family protein, producing MRSIVLSNGGSIGFRQRLKHFIWRLFQVLPDRSFISLKFFSICGRFPNLDVPRNFTDKVQVRKLYDRDPRFPVMVDKHAVKKLVCDRVGEDYVIKTLWVGRDLSEVDWSTIRLPVVVKPTHGSGQGVFLEKQEDIDALLKSGLPEEWLATRHHRHNREWAYGEFEPQLIVEEMLQGGTDAPDDYRFFVFSGKVRLIAVRLRRKGVSYEAFFSPDGVRLDLRSGYRTPASGDIELPASLATMIRVAEKIACDTDFVRVDLYALEDRVFVGELTLYPGGGFPGCVPEAWDRKLGDMWDLRARPPEKS from the coding sequence ATGCGAAGCATCGTGCTTTCGAACGGCGGTTCGATCGGGTTCAGGCAACGGCTGAAGCACTTTATTTGGCGGTTGTTTCAGGTCTTACCGGATCGCAGCTTCATTTCCCTCAAGTTTTTCTCGATTTGCGGCCGGTTTCCGAACCTCGATGTTCCAAGAAATTTCACCGACAAGGTGCAGGTTCGAAAGCTGTATGACCGCGACCCCCGCTTTCCCGTCATGGTCGACAAGCACGCGGTCAAGAAGCTTGTCTGCGACCGGGTCGGTGAGGACTACGTCATCAAGACACTCTGGGTCGGGCGGGATCTTTCCGAGGTCGACTGGAGCACGATCAGGCTGCCTGTCGTGGTGAAGCCGACGCACGGAAGCGGTCAGGGCGTTTTCCTTGAAAAACAGGAAGATATCGACGCGCTGCTCAAAAGCGGTCTTCCTGAAGAATGGCTGGCAACCAGACACCATCGCCATAACCGGGAATGGGCATACGGAGAATTTGAGCCGCAACTGATTGTTGAAGAAATGCTTCAGGGCGGGACGGACGCACCGGATGACTACCGCTTCTTCGTGTTTTCCGGAAAGGTGCGCCTAATTGCCGTGCGGTTGCGGCGGAAAGGCGTTTCCTATGAGGCGTTTTTTTCACCCGATGGGGTCCGTCTGGATCTGCGATCCGGATATCGCACACCTGCTTCCGGTGATATCGAACTGCCGGCGAGCCTTGCAACGATGATCCGGGTTGCCGAAAAAATAGCGTGTGACACCGATTTCGTCCGTGTCGATCTTTATGCACTGGAAGACCGCGTTTTCGTCGGCGAACTGACGCTTTATCCCGGCGGTGGATTTCCGGGTTGCGTTCCAGAAGCGTGGGACAGGAAACTCGGCGACATGTGGGATCTGCGCGCAAGGCCTCCTGAAAAAAGTTAG